Part of the Janibacter endophyticus genome is shown below.
GCGCTCCTCCGGCATGGGGAGCTCGTGCTCGACACCCTCCTTGGAGTTGCTCACGACGAGGACGTCGGGCCGCACCGAGGCCATGAGGTCGGCGGGCCGGTCTGCGACGGGGAGACGGTCGAGCCGATCGACGAGGGTCACGGTGTCGAGCCCGTCGAGGTCGTGCGCTGCGAGCAGGTCCTGGGCCGTGGCCGTCGGGGACGACGCCGCGGCATCCGACCCGCCCTGCGTTCCTTCGCCGGACCCGCAGGAAGTGAGGAGCAGTGCGGACAGTGCGAGAGCGGCGATGCGACGGACAGGCATGTGACCGAGTCTACGAAGGACCAGAGGGCAGTAAGGCGGGAGGCCCTTCACCCGAGGTGGGTGAAGGGCCTCCTGCGGTGGGCCGTCCCGAAGGTCAGGCGTTGATCTGCTGCCGCCCGCCTTCTGCGGTGCTGATCTGGATCTTGCGCGGCTTGGCCTGCTCGGCCACCGGGATCCGCAGGGTGAGCACCCCCGCGTCATAGCTGGCCTGGATCCGCTCGGTGTCCAGGTTGTCCCCCAGCACGAGCTGACGGCTGAAGGTGCCGCGGGCCCGCTCGGCGGCGAGCATCTCCTGGGACTCGCTGCGCGGCGGTCGCTGCGCGCCGACGGTCACGACATTGCGCTCAACATCGAGCTCGATCTTGTCCGGCGCGATGCCGGGAAGGTCGAACTCCACCACGAAGGTGTCCCCCTCGCGCCATGCGTCCATCGGCATCGCGGCCGGATGGGCCAAGGTGCCGTTGCCTCGCACCAGCTGCTGGGTGAGACGGTCGAGATCGCGGAACGGGTCAGTGCGCATCAGCAACTGAGCCATGGTTGAACACTCCTTCCTGATCTTCTCGGGGCCACGGGATCCATCACGGTGGCCGTACTTTGTCTTATAGCCCCTGCGGCTCGGAGAGGCAAGAGGGGCGGTCTGCTCGGCGGCGCCGCTCGGGGACACCGTGCGAGCCACGTACGATCGCCGTAGGGCCGTTGCGAGTGACGGAAGATTCACAGGGAAGGTACCGATGGGCTCCCGGTCAGAGACGCCAGGCAGGGCACGACTGAGCAGAGACCTCATCGTGCGTTCTGCCCTGGCCTACATCGACGCGCACGGAGCTCAGAAGCTGACGATGCGATCCTTGGGCAGCGCCCTGGGCGTTGAGGCGATGTCGCTGTACCGGCACGTGTCCGGCCGCGAGGACCTCCTCGAGGCT
Proteins encoded:
- a CDS encoding CueP family metal-binding protein; amino-acid sequence: MPVRRIAALALSALLLTSCGSGEGTQGGSDAAASSPTATAQDLLAAHDLDGLDTVTLVDRLDRLPVADRPADLMASVRPDVLVVSNSKEGVEHELPMPEERFYLSVAPYVDGTHDCFFHSLTTCRGEMSEEEIDVRIETADGEVLVDETRRTFDNGFVGFWLPRDVEATITLARGDERGSATVTTGDEDLTCLTTVRLA
- a CDS encoding Hsp20/alpha crystallin family protein — translated: MLMRTDPFRDLDRLTQQLVRGNGTLAHPAAMPMDAWREGDTFVVEFDLPGIAPDKIELDVERNVVTVGAQRPPRSESQEMLAAERARGTFSRQLVLGDNLDTERIQASYDAGVLTLRIPVAEQAKPRKIQISTAEGGRQQINA